The following proteins are encoded in a genomic region of Alosa alosa isolate M-15738 ecotype Scorff River chromosome 10, AALO_Geno_1.1, whole genome shotgun sequence:
- the mybl2b gene encoding v-myb avian myeloblastosis viral oncogene homolog-like 2b, whose amino-acid sequence MSWWSRGEDGEEGMCQDTDSDVAEQRDCGKVKVKWTGEEDDNLRALVQKLGPNDWKRIASYLPNRTEHQCQHRWFKVLDPDLVKGPWTKEEDEKVIELVKKYGNKQWAMVAKHLKGRLGKQCRERWHNHLNPDVKKSSWTTEEDLVIYKAHSVLGNRWAEIAKLLPGRTDNAVKNHWNSTIKRKVEMGYYTGVDTNLRVTRQTEQGEVSAHHSSGQPVELCFDGAVDNVKVMETVQQDISCPAVETVPFKPESPPCRKGVVTPIRDSDSGGESSMHQWVVDSSGFLSPSSAPALKEVMEMMDGDMESWCNLADVTFDLPEESQSSSSSPGAGPDLLQFRLEGSALHELSKSSRGELIPISPRGATPPAIIARHSRRRIAGSPDPNDSMTPKSTPVKILPFSPSQFLNMWTKQDTLELENPSLTSTPVCSQKAIVTTPLHRDKTPLTQKENSVFITPNHKSNLDANPRTPTPFKNAMEKYGPLRPLPPTPNLEEDLKEVLRKEAGIELILEDNTPPPELRRKQAQRPPMKKVRKSLALDVIDCNESARVMPHKHMPKMSPEAETSLSSSFNSSSFSCKKDDNVLDQGFILGPCENGLGSLPEPPTPMSQEWEEVVCGRTKDQLILTQKARRFLRSLKTHTPNRALILS is encoded by the exons ATGTCCTGGTGGTCGCGCGG GGAGGATGGTGAAGAGGGGATGTGTCAGGACACGGACTCTGATGTAGCTGAGCAGAGAGACTGTGGGAAAGTCAAGGTGAAGTGGACCGGGGAAGAG GATGATAACCTCCGAGCCTTGGTTCAGAAGTTGGGACCAAATGATTGGAAACGAATTGCCAGTTATTTGCCA AACCGTACCGAGCATCAGTGTCAACACAGATGGTTTAAAGTTCTTGATCCCGATCTGGTGAAAGGTCCATGGAcaaaagaggaggatgagaag GTTATTGAGCTGGTGAAGAAATATGGCAACAAGCAGTGGGCCATGGTCGCCAAGCACCTGAAGGGTCGCCTGGGGAAACAGTGCCGGGAACGCTGGCACAACCACCTGAACCCTGACGTGAAGAAATCCTCCTGGACCACAGAGGAGGACCTGGTCATCTACAAGGCTCACAGTGTGCTGGGGAACCGCTGGGCTGAGATTGCCAAACTCCTCCCTGGAAG GACGGACAATGCTGTGAAGAACCATTGGAATTCCACCATCAAGCGTAAGGTGGAGATGGGGTACTACACAGGTGTGGACACCAATCTGAGAGTGACGCGCCAGACTGAGCAGGGCGAAGTCAGCGCTCATCACAGCAGCGGCCAGCCT GTGGAGCTGTGCTTTGATGGTGCTGTGGACAATGTTAAAGTGATGGAAACTGTGCAACAG GATATTTCATGTCCTGCAGTTGAAACAGTTCCTTTTAAGCCAGAGTCCCCGCCTTGCCGAAAAGGTGTGGTGACCCCCATAAGGGACTCGGACAGCGGTGGGGAGTCAAGCATGCACCAGTGGGTGGTGGACAGCTCTGGGTTCCTGTCTCCTTCCTCGGCACCCGCCCTTAAGGAAGTGATGGAGATGATGGATGGG GACATGGAGAGCTGGTGCAACCTGGCTgacgtgacctttgacctccccGAGGAGAGCCAGAGTTCGAGTTCGAGCCCAGGGGCCGGCCCCGATCTGCTTCAGTTCCGGCTGGAGGGCAGCGCCCTGCACGAGCTGAGCAAGAGCAGCCGTGGCGAGCTCATCCCCATCTCGCCGCGCGGTGCCACGCCGCCCGCCATCATCGCCCGCCACAGCCGCCGCCGCATCGCCGGCTCGCCTGACCCCAATGACTCCATGACCCCCAAGAGCACCCCTGTCAAGATCCTCCCCTTCTCACCATCACAG TTCTTGAACATGTGGACCAAGCAGGACACGCTGGAGCTGGAGAACCCTTCACTGACCTCCACTCCTGTATGCAGCCAGAAGGCTATTGTCACCACACCCCTGCACCGCGACAAGACGCCACTCACTCAGAAAGAAAACTCTGT ATTTATCACTCCAAATCACAAGTCTAATTTGGATGCCAACCCCCGGACTCCAACACCCTTCAAAAACGCCATGGAGAAGTATGGCCCTCTACGCCCACTG CCTCCAACTCCAAATCTTGAGGAGGACCTAAAAGAGGTTCTGCGCAAGGAGGCTGGGATCGAATTGATCTTGGAGGACAACACTCCTCCTCCTGAACTGAGGCGCAAACAAGCA CAACGGCCTCCGATGAAGAAAGTACGGAAGTCTCTGGCGCTGGACGTGATTGACTGTAACGAGTCTGCCAGAGTGATGCCTCACAAGCACATGCCTAAGATGAGCCCTGAG GCTGAGACGTCACTCTCTTCATCCTTCAACTCCTCCTCGTTTTCCTGTAAGAAAGACGACAACGTTCTAGATCAGGGATTCATCCTTGGGCCGTGTGAGAATGGATTAGGTTCTCTACCAGAACCTCCAACCCCG ATGTCCCAGGAATGGGAGGAGGTTGTATGTGGACGGACCAAGGACCAGCTGATCCTGACCCAAAAAGCCCGACGGTTTTTGCGCTCCTTAAAAACTCACACCCCTAACCGTGCACTCATCCTGTCCTGA
- the si:ch73-303b9.1 gene encoding uncharacterized protein si:ch73-303b9.1 yields the protein MASAHSSIDLSKNSEGLSLSELDRGFYLDQSLSVSALSMETSAATMRFPKGIVVEFSDNNASINNFESFPNSPNVLSPSLVSQQSTPTPYTYNLELPFRVQGKSSTPTQVFLKKPVLASSLNLSSVDLTTTNPSWEVSLINPISDSPKLALESTSLELTWSPKNQSGQPVAEISSLTCSGTPPATALSDGQKSWRETLPLGSVQEEEQQRLMS from the exons ATGGCATCGGCTCACAGCAGTATTG ATCTCAGTAAGAACTCAGAGGGGCTGTCCCTCTCAGAGCTGGACAGAGGCTTTTATTTAGACCAAAGCCTTTCTGTCTCAGCCCTGTCCATGGAGACATCAGCAGCCACAATGCGCTTTCCTAAGGGAATCGTGGTAGAGTTCTCGGACAATAACGCCTCCATCAACAATTTCGAATCCTTCCCAAACTCACCCAACGTTCTCTCACCTTCACTGGTATCACAGCAAAGCACTCCTACCCCTTATACATACAACCTGGAGCTTCCGTTCAGGGTCCAGGGAAAGTCCTCCACACCTACCCAGGTGTTCCTCAAAAAGCCAGTTCTGGCCAGCTCATTAAACCTCTCCAGCGTGGATCTGACCACAACCAATCCGTCCTGGGAGGTCTCCCTCATCAATCCCATCTCCGACAGCCCAAAGCTGGCACTGGAGTCCACTTCGCTTGAGTTGACCTGGAGCCCCAAAAATCAGTCTGGGCAGCCAGTGGCTGAGATTTCCTCCCTTACGTGTTCTGGCACTCCACCAGCCACTGCTCTGTCAGATGGACAGAAGTCCTGGAGGGAGACCCTGCCACTGGGTTCAGTGCAGGAGGAAGAACAGCAGAGGCTGATGTCATGA
- the ift52 gene encoding intraflagellar transport protein 52 homolog has product MDKDQRNSVAFNASKRELFTANSGYKSLQKRLRVQWKIQSIKDELTQEKLMGTKLWITAGPREKFTGSEFEVLKHYLDGGGNILVMLGEGGETRYDTNINFLLEEYGIMVNNDAVVRNVYYKYFHPKEALVSNGVLNREISRAAGKTVTGVIDDESAGNNAQALTFVYPYGATLSVMKPAVAVLSTGSVCFPLNRPVLAFYRPKDGGKLAVLGSCHMFSDQYLDKEENNKIMDVVFQWLMTDNIHLNQIDAEDPEITDYTMLPDTGCLSERLRVCLQEGDENPRDFTSLFDMSLMKLSTDTLPRVISSYKQLHVKHEQLQLIQPQFETPLPALQPAVFQPAFRDLPPPMLDLFDLDETFSSEKVRLAQLSNKCTDDDLEFYVRKCGDILGVTGKLDKDHRDAKHILEHIFFQVVEFKKLNQEHDIDTTDVRFSPL; this is encoded by the exons ATGGATAAAGACCAGCGCAACAGCGTTGCTTTTAATGCATCGAAAAGAGAACTATTCACCGCTAATTCAGGATACAAGTCTCTTCAGAAGAGACTTCGGGTACAGTGGAAGATACAAAG TATAAAAGATGAGCTTACCCAGGAGAAACTTATGGGCACTAAGCTATGGATCACTGCGGGACCAAGAGAGAAGTTCACTGGATCTGAg ttTGAAGTCCTCAAGCATTATCTGGATGGCGGTGGGAATATCCTTGTGATGTTGGGAGAAGGAGGGGAAACCAGATATGACACTAACATCAACTTTCTCCTAGAGGAGTATGGGATCATGGTTAACAATG ATGCTGTGGTGAGGAATGTTTATTACAAATATTTTCACCCCAAAGAAGCATTAGTGTCCAATGGCGTTTTAAACAG AGAGATCAGTAGAGCTGCTGGCAAAACTGTTACAGGTGTCATTGATGATGAAAGTGCTGGAAACAATGCACA GGCCCTTACCTTCGTCTACCCATATGGAGCCACACTGAGTGTAATGAAACCTGCTGTGGCTGTGCTTTCCACTGGCTCTGTCTGCTTCCCCCTGAACCGACCTGTTCTGGCGTTCTACAGACCCAAG GATGGAGGAAAACTGGCAGTGTTGGGCTCCTGTCACATGTTCAGTGACCAGTACCTTGACAAGGAGGAGAACAATAAAATAATG GATGTTGTGTTCCAGTGGTTGATGACGGATAATATTCACCTGAATCAGATAGATGCTGAGGACCCAGAG ATCACAGACTACACCATGTTACCCGACACAGGATGTCTGTCTGAGAGACTACGGGTGTGCCTTCAGGAGGGAGATGAAAATCCACGTGACTTCACTTCCCTGTTTGACATGTCACTGATGAAGCTGTCAACAGACACCCTGCCTCGTGTCATCAG cTCCTACAAGCAGCTCCATGTGAAACATGAGCAGCTCCAGCTGATTCAGCCTCAGTTTGAAACACCCCTGCCTGCTCTTCAACCAGCA GTCTTTCAGCCGGCCTTCAGAGACCTTCCACCTCCCATGCTTGACCTCTTTGACCTTGATGAGACATTTTCTTCTGAGAAAGTGAGACTGGCTCAGCTCTCAAACAAAT GCACAGATGACGATCTGGAATTTTATGTGCGCAAGTGTGGGGACATCCTTGGTGTGACTGGAAAGCTGGATAAGGATCACAGAGATGCAAAGCACATACTTgagcacattttttttcaggtggTGGAGTTCAAGAAACTCAATCAG GAGCACGATATCGACACTACAGATGTGAGATTTTCACCTCTCTGA
- the LOC125302055 gene encoding serine/threonine-protein kinase Sgk2-like, with translation MAHCNLLHPSSSNEVNLGPTHNPHAKPTDFDFLAVIGKGTFGKVLLAKAKADNKFYAVKVLQKKVILKKKEQNNIMAERNVLMKSLKHPFLVGLHYSFQTSEKLYFVLDYVNGGELFYHLQREQSFGEPRARFYTAEVASAIGYLHSLNIVYRDLKPENILLDWEGHVVLTDFGLCKEGINPDSTTSTFCGTPEYLAPEVLKKHPYDRTVDWWGLGSVLYEMIYGLPPFYSSDMTEMYNSILHHPLSLPGGKSPVVCNLLQGLLQKEPHRRMGAIADFLEVKNHAFFSCINWDDLYHRKIKPPYNPNVRGPADMQHIDPEFTKEMVPGSVGCAADFPSSLAASCSNAFKGFSYVSTEDYL, from the exons ATGGCACACTGTAATCTG CTGCATCCATCTTCATCTAATGAAGTCAACCTAGGCCCCACTCACAATCCCCA TGCCAAACCCACAGACTTTGATTTTTTGGCTGTGATTGGCAAGGGCACATTTGGGAAG GTGCTGCTTGCCAAAGCAAAGGCTGATAACAAGTTCTATGCAGTAAAAGTCCTGCAGAAGAAAGTTATACTCAAGAAAAAAGAG CAAAATAATATCATGGCTGAGAGGAATGTCCTAATGAAAAGTCTGAAACATCCATTCCTGGTCGGGCTCCATTACTCCTTCCAGACGTCAGAAAAACTGTACTTTGTCTTGGACTATGTCAATGGAGGAGAG CTTTTTTATCACCTTCAGAGGGAGCAGAGTTTTGGAGAGCCACGAGCACGCTTTTATACAGCTGAGGTGGCCAGTGCCATTGGCTATTTACATTCCCTCAACATTGTTTACAG AGACCTCAAGCCAGAAAACATCTTATTGGACTGGGAG GGCCATGTGGTGCTGACAGATTTTGGGTTGTGCAAAGAAGGAATAAACCCAGACTCCACTACATCCACTTTCTGTGGAACCCCAGAG TACTTGGCACCAGAAGTACTAAAGAAGCATCCTTACGACAGAACGGTAGATTGGTGGGGTCTGGGATCTGTCCTGTATGAAATGATTTATGGACTG ccccCATTCTACAGCAGTGACATGACAGAGATGTACAACTCCATCCTCCACCATCCCCTGAGCCTACCGGGGGGGAAGAGCCCAGTGGTGTGTAACCTGCTCCAGGGGCTGCTGCAGAAAGAACCTCACCGTCGCATGGGAGCCATTGCTGATTTT CTGGAGGTGAAGAATCATGCATTTTTCTCTTGCATAAACTGGGATGACCTCTACCACAGAAAAATTAAGCCTCCATACAACCCTAATGTG AGAGGTCCTGCAGATATGCAGCACATTGATCCTGAATTTACCAAGGAGATGGTACCAGGGTCTGTAGGTTGTGCAGCGGATTTTCCTTCCAGCCTGGCTGCAAGTTGCTCAAATGCTTTCAAAGGATTTTCTTATGTTTCCACAGAGGACTATCTCTAA
- the srsf6b gene encoding serine and arginine rich splicing factor 6b has protein sequence MPRVYVGRLSYHVREKDIQKFFSGYGKLLEIDLKNGYGFVEFEDTRDADDAVYELNGKDLCGERVIVEHARGPRRDRDGYGGGGGRSSGYSSRSRSGRDKYGPPVRTEYRLIVENLSSRCSWQDLKDFMRQAGEVTYADAHKERTNEGVIEFRSHSDMKRAIDKLDGTDINGRKIRLVEDRPHRQRSYSGSRSRSRSRRRSRSRSRRSKSSRSNSRSRSRSRSRSKRRSSSRRKSRSKSPARKSRSHTGKSRSHSRRSRSHSASHKSRSRSDARKSRSKSRSKSEQVSPSRPKEKSVSKKSRSRSASPVENGEEECAKSTSRSPSSRDDQHDSPAEHSASPSPPRSKSLSRSRSD, from the exons ATGCCACGAGTCTATGTCGGAAGGTTAAGTTATCATGTCCGGGAGAAAGATATTCAAAAGTTTTTCAGCGGCTATGGAAAGCTTTTGGAAATCGACCTGAAAAATGG GTATGGGTTTGTTGAGTTTGAGGACACCCGTGACGCCGACGACGCCGTGTACGAGCTGAATGGGAAGGATCTGTGTGGAGAGCGTGTCATCGTCGAGCACGCCCGTGGTCCACGGCGGGACAGGGATGGAtatggtgggggtggtgggcgCA GTAGTGGTTACAGCAGCAGGAGCCGCAGTGGCAGGGACAAGTATGGGCCCCCCGTCCGCACTGAGTACCGCCTCATCGTGGAGAATCTGTCCAGTCGCTGCAGCTGGCAAGACCTGAAG GACTTCATGCGGCAGGCTGGAGAGGTGACTTATGCCGATGCCCATAAGGAGCGGACTAATGAGGGAGTGATAGAGTTCCGCTCCCACTCGGACATGAAGCGAGCCATAGACAAGCTGGACGGCACCGACATCAATGGCAGGAAGATCCGACTAGTTGAGGACCGTCCGCATCGGCAGCGCTCGTACTCCGGAAGCAGGTCCAG GTCTCGTAGCCGTAGACGCTCTCGCAGCAGGAGCCGCAGGAGCAAGAGTTCCCGTAGCAACTCCAGATCGCGCTCCCG GTCCAGATCCCGGAGCAAGAGGAGATCTAGTTCTAGGAGGAAGTCCCGATCCAAGTCTCCTGCCCGCAAGTCCCGATCCCACACCGGGAAGTCTCGTTCTCACTCCCGCAGGTCACGCAGCCACTCGGCGAGCCACAAGTCTCGCTCACGCTCGGATGCCCGAAAGTCTCGCTCCAAGTCCCGCTCCAAGTCCGAGCAGGTGTCTCCGAGTCGCCCCAAGGAGAAGTCGGTCAGCAAAAAGTCCCGCAGCCGCTCGGCGTCGCCCGTGGAGAACGGGGAAGAGGAGTGTGCCAAGTCCACCTCCCGCTCCCCCTCTTCACGAGACGATCAGCACGACTCGCCAGCTGAACACTCAGCCTCCCCATCGCCGCCACGTTCAAAGTCTCTTTCTCGCTCCAGGTCTGATTAA